The Pseudodesulfovibrio sp. zrk46 genome contains a region encoding:
- a CDS encoding DMT family transporter, producing MGKGIAYSIISAICLGSLAIFAKTGLSMGMAPMQIVQYRFSFGAIILFSWFALTNRDMLRISRKALLKAAVLGMCIYPLQSWLFIKALQHMPASTTSLIYYLYPLMTTLLAVVFTGLKPGRTLYLSLLLILGGCGLVFYNAFARSVDIRGIWYALACMTTFSVYLTVVQRFTRNDEAKRISLWVVFFMAVVCSCISSPLTILDQPLKGWLIALGLGILPTALAISLLYRAIEVIGSTYAAMFSTIEPVTTVLLAALLLNESVDAIQVCGMALIIAGIIFPNLRLIRPKRLLVPEESRA from the coding sequence ATGGGCAAAGGAATCGCCTATTCCATCATTTCAGCCATCTGCCTCGGTTCGCTAGCCATCTTTGCCAAGACCGGCCTATCCATGGGAATGGCGCCGATGCAGATCGTCCAATACCGTTTTTCCTTTGGCGCGATCATACTCTTCAGCTGGTTTGCGCTGACGAACCGGGACATGTTGCGCATATCCCGCAAGGCGCTGCTCAAGGCTGCTGTGCTGGGCATGTGCATATACCCGCTCCAGTCCTGGCTATTCATCAAGGCCCTGCAACACATGCCGGCCTCCACCACCTCACTGATCTACTACCTGTATCCACTCATGACCACGCTGCTGGCCGTGGTCTTTACCGGCCTCAAACCAGGGCGGACATTGTATCTTTCATTACTACTGATATTGGGAGGATGCGGGCTGGTCTTCTACAACGCCTTTGCCCGGTCAGTGGATATACGAGGAATCTGGTATGCCTTGGCATGCATGACAACTTTCTCGGTCTACCTGACAGTCGTACAACGATTCACCCGCAACGACGAAGCCAAACGGATTTCCCTGTGGGTTGTCTTCTTCATGGCTGTCGTCTGCAGTTGCATTTCATCACCGCTGACTATTCTGGACCAACCATTAAAGGGCTGGCTCATTGCACTGGGCTTGGGGATACTCCCGACGGCCCTGGCCATCAGCCTTCTCTATCGCGCGATTGAAGTGATCGGCAGCACGTACGCGGCCATGTTTTCCACTATCGAACCCGTGACCACGGTACTCCTGGCCGCCCTACTGCTGAACGAATCGGTGGATGCCATTCAGGTCTGCGGCATGGCTTTGATTATCGCAGGAATCATCTTCCCGAACCTGCGCCTTATCCGCCCTAAAAGGCTTCTTGTCCCAGAAGAATCCCGCGCCTAA
- a CDS encoding nucleoside deaminase, producing MTQFTRDNLSISLSMPEWAEQALKDLPTHLETPEERMAAVIEFSRQNFLNKTGGPFAAGVFERDSGRLVTIGVNRVMHYNCSSAHAEIMALSMAQKMLNVYDLGGEGLPAHELVVNWRPCAMCFGAVLWSGVRSLVIAGDGPELEQITGFDEGPVAEDWRGELARRGISLTEDVLRDKAIAAYKEFAASQNFVYNARLGD from the coding sequence ATGACACAATTCACCCGCGACAATCTTTCCATCTCTCTGAGCATGCCCGAATGGGCGGAACAGGCACTGAAAGATCTGCCGACACATCTGGAAACACCTGAAGAACGCATGGCTGCGGTCATCGAATTCTCTCGTCAGAATTTTCTGAACAAAACTGGTGGTCCATTTGCGGCAGGTGTTTTCGAGCGCGACTCCGGGCGGCTCGTCACCATCGGCGTGAACCGTGTCATGCACTACAATTGCTCGTCAGCCCACGCTGAAATCATGGCCCTGTCCATGGCGCAGAAGATGCTCAATGTATACGATCTGGGCGGCGAAGGATTGCCCGCCCATGAGCTGGTGGTGAACTGGCGCCCCTGCGCCATGTGCTTTGGTGCGGTGCTGTGGTCCGGCGTACGTTCGCTGGTCATTGCAGGCGATGGCCCCGAGTTGGAGCAGATCACCGGATTCGACGAGGGTCCAGTGGCCGAAGATTGGCGTGGAGAGTTGGCCCGGCGCGGCATCAGCCTGACCGAGGATGTGCTGCGCGACAAAGCCATCGCAGCATACAAGGAATTCGCGGCGTCCCAGAATTTCGTCTACAACGCCCGTCTCGGCGACTAA
- a CDS encoding DUF2325 domain-containing protein yields MCAALVGDLQWLMESCELGEDMKNHQLKCLTGKEDDLNDFVSTSDVVVMMTDQVPHAVRRRVLSVASVNSVPVYMRHSCGALLLESCLHHAAA; encoded by the coding sequence ATGTGCGCAGCGTTAGTGGGTGATCTGCAGTGGCTGATGGAGTCGTGCGAGCTGGGTGAAGACATGAAAAATCATCAACTGAAGTGCCTGACTGGGAAAGAGGATGACCTCAATGATTTCGTATCCACCTCGGATGTGGTGGTCATGATGACTGATCAGGTGCCTCATGCCGTTCGAAGACGGGTGCTCTCCGTGGCTTCGGTCAATAGCGTGCCGGTCTATATGCGTCATTCGTGCGGTGCTCTGTTGCTGGAATCCTGCCTGCACCACGCAGCCGCTTAA
- a CDS encoding sensor domain-containing diguanylate cyclase, whose protein sequence is MVSEVFQKEADTLELAQEALANSVGMDAHSDKAFRALVKGYARLLRQSRRMVTMGDRIQQALNDLNREIAASESKYRGVFENVNEGIYRCAPDGTFVEVNPAMAVMFGFTDGEAFMATVQNIKELFCSHSDYERYQELLGSEGVHRHEVKACGPGEVTLWAEISASVLHDEEDQTCTGVVGVLADVTERKQMLEEMCRLARTDSLTSLWNRGYFMELANREVARCLRSGAPLSLLIVDVDYFKAVNDTYGHDVGDQALISLAKTLRTSVREVDVVGRHGGEEFVVLLPDANQEEAAVVSERIAEAVRRNIVECNDLKVPLTVSIGMASLQRGDDLDSILKFADIALYAAKKKGRDRVEVYQRKPQACDLKGCPKQLLSISGGGR, encoded by the coding sequence ATGGTTTCAGAAGTTTTCCAGAAAGAAGCAGATACCCTTGAGTTGGCCCAGGAAGCCCTGGCCAACTCGGTGGGTATGGATGCGCACTCCGATAAGGCGTTTCGGGCATTGGTCAAAGGCTATGCCCGGCTCCTTCGTCAGAGTCGTCGCATGGTGACCATGGGCGATCGGATTCAACAGGCGCTCAACGATTTGAATCGTGAGATTGCCGCCAGTGAATCCAAGTATCGTGGCGTGTTTGAGAACGTGAACGAAGGGATCTACCGGTGCGCTCCGGATGGAACCTTTGTCGAGGTCAACCCGGCCATGGCAGTCATGTTTGGTTTTACGGACGGTGAGGCATTCATGGCTACGGTTCAGAATATCAAAGAGCTGTTTTGCTCTCACTCAGACTATGAGCGCTATCAGGAATTGCTTGGCTCAGAAGGCGTCCATCGTCATGAAGTCAAGGCGTGCGGTCCCGGTGAGGTGACCCTCTGGGCCGAAATCAGCGCCAGCGTGTTGCATGATGAGGAGGATCAGACATGCACCGGCGTGGTCGGTGTTTTGGCCGACGTAACCGAGCGCAAGCAAATGCTGGAAGAGATGTGCCGTTTGGCCCGCACCGACAGCCTGACCAGCTTGTGGAATCGCGGTTACTTCATGGAACTGGCAAACAGGGAAGTGGCCCGTTGTCTCCGCAGCGGCGCTCCGCTGTCGCTATTGATTGTCGACGTGGATTATTTCAAGGCAGTCAATGACACCTACGGTCACGATGTTGGGGATCAGGCGTTGATCTCCCTCGCCAAGACGCTCCGTACTTCGGTGCGCGAGGTGGATGTCGTGGGCCGACACGGCGGAGAGGAGTTCGTCGTGTTGCTGCCGGATGCCAATCAGGAAGAGGCGGCTGTGGTTTCCGAGCGCATTGCCGAAGCAGTCCGCAGGAACATCGTTGAGTGCAACGACCTCAAGGTGCCGCTGACGGTGAGTATCGGCATGGCCTCCCTGCAGCGGGGTGATGACTTGGATTCCATCCTCAAGTTTGCCGACATCGCCTTGTACGCCGCCAAAAAGAAGGGGCGCGACCGGGTTGAGGTCTATCAGCGAAAGCCGCAAGCCTGCGACTTGAAAGGGTGCCCCAAGCAGTTGCTCAGCATTTCCGGAGGCGGTCGATGA
- a CDS encoding SpoIIE family protein phosphatase: MNVLTNMGHAMLNWSVERKMTLMLFICIVVFPLVAFILLQSRGVGTATNFLIGLIVASIILLVPFSKWMSHIVALRPIKELNDQCRLLKEGNYSQVDLPPVGGEGYDFLTLKRNMHWMGHTIATRELKLQTAMADLATAQRHIGESLDYARLIQTSFLPKKVDLYDYIPNHFLLWEQRDAVGGDAYWLKATESGFFVGVIDCTGHGVPGAFMTLIVTSLLDKATADGTTSPAKVLGRMNRLIKDALGQNNRDSQSDDGMDCALCHVSSDRRSLVFAGANSPLYVVGTDGARRLKGDRCGLGYVRSEREFDFTDVPVEMAQGDRVYLISDGIVDQVGGQRDFPFGRKRFVKFIEEHRGGPIEEQGAQLMQEFKEFQGQQKRRDDVTVIGFEL; this comes from the coding sequence ATGAACGTCCTGACCAATATGGGCCACGCCATGCTCAACTGGAGTGTGGAGCGGAAAATGACCCTCATGCTGTTTATCTGCATCGTGGTCTTCCCACTCGTCGCATTCATCCTCCTCCAGTCCCGGGGAGTCGGAACGGCAACGAATTTTCTGATCGGTTTGATCGTGGCATCGATCATTCTGCTGGTGCCATTTTCCAAATGGATGAGCCATATTGTTGCGCTGCGTCCGATCAAGGAACTCAATGACCAGTGCCGTCTTCTCAAAGAAGGCAATTATTCGCAGGTTGATCTGCCGCCCGTAGGTGGTGAAGGCTACGATTTTCTGACCTTGAAGCGGAATATGCACTGGATGGGACACACCATCGCTACCCGCGAGCTCAAGTTGCAGACGGCCATGGCCGACCTGGCCACGGCGCAGCGGCATATCGGTGAAAGCCTCGATTACGCCCGGCTCATCCAGACCTCGTTTCTGCCCAAGAAGGTCGATCTTTACGATTATATCCCCAACCATTTTCTCCTCTGGGAGCAGCGGGACGCTGTTGGCGGTGACGCCTACTGGCTCAAGGCAACGGAGAGCGGGTTTTTCGTGGGGGTCATCGACTGCACCGGACATGGTGTTCCGGGCGCGTTCATGACGCTCATCGTGACATCGTTGCTCGACAAGGCCACGGCAGACGGAACCACCAGTCCCGCCAAAGTTCTTGGCCGTATGAATCGTTTGATCAAAGACGCTCTTGGCCAGAACAATAGAGACTCCCAGTCGGACGACGGTATGGATTGCGCGCTGTGCCATGTGTCTTCGGACAGGAGAAGTCTTGTTTTCGCCGGGGCCAATTCGCCGCTCTATGTGGTGGGTACTGACGGTGCCAGGCGTCTCAAGGGCGACCGGTGCGGGCTCGGCTATGTTCGGTCCGAGCGCGAGTTCGACTTCACTGATGTCCCGGTGGAAATGGCACAGGGAGACAGGGTCTACCTCATTTCCGACGGAATCGTGGATCAGGTTGGCGGTCAGCGGGATTTCCCGTTCGGGAGAAAGCGTTTCGTGAAATTTATTGAGGAACACCGTGGTGGTCCCATCGAAGAACAGGGCGCACAGCTGATGCAGGAGTTCAAGGAATTCCAAGGCCAGCAGAAGCGTCGGGATGATGTGACTGTCATTGGGTTTGAATTGTAA
- a CDS encoding SiaB family protein kinase, with protein sequence MSLFKYYDEMQREGVILYFNGPVSQPVVESIAELMRTKMRAEEAKMGSVQRVFAVLVEQMQNIVRYSSERHMDSPKFQGEMAHGQVVVGREEDGRFFVACGNRILAEDSGGLAEQIDLLQSMNRDELKAYYKERRKAPDCATHKGAGLGFVEMARKAAQPLAYDIVPMGGGTSFFSMKVVTQ encoded by the coding sequence ATGAGTTTGTTCAAATATTACGATGAAATGCAGAGGGAAGGTGTGATTCTTTACTTCAACGGCCCGGTATCGCAACCGGTGGTGGAATCCATTGCCGAATTGATGCGAACGAAAATGCGCGCCGAAGAGGCCAAGATGGGGTCGGTACAGCGGGTCTTTGCCGTCTTGGTGGAGCAGATGCAGAACATCGTCCGCTACTCCTCCGAGCGTCACATGGACAGCCCGAAGTTTCAGGGTGAGATGGCCCACGGCCAGGTAGTCGTAGGCCGTGAGGAGGACGGACGCTTCTTCGTTGCCTGCGGAAACAGGATCCTGGCTGAAGACAGCGGCGGGCTGGCCGAGCAGATTGACCTGTTGCAGAGCATGAATCGTGATGAACTCAAGGCATACTACAAGGAGCGCCGCAAAGCTCCGGATTGCGCCACGCACAAGGGGGCAGGGCTCGGATTTGTCGAGATGGCCCGCAAGGCTGCTCAGCCCCTTGCCTACGATATTGTACCGATGGGCGGCGGCACTTCGTTTTTTTCCATGAAAGTGGTGACCCAGTAG
- a CDS encoding DUF1987 domain-containing protein, which translates to MTKYSVQATTSSPYINFDPDSKSFEIKGESYPENCWAFYSPMFDWLKSYFSSINGSPVEIDMEIVYFNSSSSKTFMDFFEMLDDQAELGKNIVVNWRYHEENESAMECGEEFMEDVERIKFNLVEFTD; encoded by the coding sequence ATGACCAAATATAGCGTTCAGGCGACCACCTCGTCGCCGTATATCAACTTTGACCCCGATTCCAAATCCTTTGAAATCAAGGGCGAATCCTATCCCGAAAATTGCTGGGCCTTCTACAGCCCCATGTTTGACTGGCTGAAGAGCTACTTTTCTTCCATCAACGGTTCGCCTGTGGAGATCGACATGGAGATCGTCTACTTCAATTCTTCTTCTTCCAAGACCTTCATGGACTTTTTCGAGATGCTCGATGATCAGGCCGAGCTCGGCAAGAATATCGTGGTCAACTGGCGTTACCACGAGGAAAACGAGTCGGCCATGGAGTGCGGCGAAGAGTTCATGGAAGACGTGGAACGTATCAAATTCAATCTCGTGGAATTCACGGACTAG
- a CDS encoding MoxR family ATPase: MNAKQIKSSLRTLVSLQQPVFIWGAPGVGKSQVVAQVADEMGLQLTDIRAVLLDPVDLRGLPSVKEDVAHWCPPSFLPSDGEGVLFLDELNAAPPLVQAACYQLVLDRRVGEYVLPDGWTVVAAGNRETDRAVTHRMPSALANRFVHLDFSVEVDTWLEWAEDAGLCEEVLAFIRFRPKLLHDFDPKKNEKAFPSPRSWEFAARILASTPDPEVELSLLKGTVGPGVAAEFAGFSRMFRQLPDPDAVINQPSTASIPEEPATLYALCEALAKRAGEETAENIVTYASRLPSEFGVLLVRDAVKNHRGVVETPAFSHWTAANADVLL; this comes from the coding sequence GTGAATGCAAAACAAATCAAATCGTCCCTCAGGACCCTCGTTTCTTTGCAACAACCCGTATTCATCTGGGGCGCGCCGGGAGTGGGAAAGAGCCAGGTGGTGGCGCAAGTGGCTGACGAAATGGGGCTCCAACTAACGGACATTCGTGCCGTGCTGCTGGACCCGGTGGATCTCCGAGGCCTGCCGTCCGTGAAAGAGGACGTGGCCCACTGGTGCCCGCCATCATTTCTCCCCTCGGATGGGGAGGGCGTCCTGTTCCTTGATGAACTCAACGCCGCACCGCCCTTGGTGCAAGCCGCCTGCTACCAATTGGTGCTGGACCGCCGGGTGGGAGAGTATGTCCTTCCTGACGGGTGGACCGTGGTGGCTGCCGGTAACCGGGAAACGGATCGCGCCGTGACCCACCGCATGCCGTCTGCATTGGCCAATCGTTTCGTACATCTTGATTTTTCCGTCGAAGTCGACACATGGCTGGAGTGGGCTGAAGACGCCGGACTCTGCGAGGAAGTGCTCGCGTTCATCCGGTTCCGCCCCAAGCTGTTGCATGACTTTGACCCCAAAAAGAATGAGAAGGCGTTCCCTTCGCCAAGATCATGGGAGTTCGCCGCTCGTATACTGGCCTCGACCCCGGACCCGGAAGTAGAACTGAGTCTGTTAAAGGGGACGGTCGGTCCTGGCGTGGCGGCGGAGTTTGCCGGGTTCTCTCGGATGTTCAGGCAATTGCCCGATCCAGATGCTGTCATCAACCAACCTTCTACTGCATCAATACCCGAGGAACCCGCGACCTTGTACGCGTTGTGCGAGGCCCTGGCGAAAAGAGCCGGGGAGGAAACGGCGGAGAATATAGTCACGTACGCATCGAGACTACCCTCTGAGTTTGGCGTCCTCTTAGTACGAGATGCCGTGAAAAACCATCGAGGCGTCGTCGAAACCCCGGCCTTTTCGCATTGGACCGCCGCCAACGCGGACGTGCTCCTGTAG
- a CDS encoding VWA-like domain-containing protein has product MDAARKKLIKARTRLLLEHPFFGSLSLRMEPKEDPHCATAWTDGRTLAYNPTYVAGLRDEQVQGLMAHTVMHPACQHHIRRKGRDHKLWNMACDHAINWILLDAGIELPPKYLDDPAFHGLTADEIYAELHSRHGEEMKPSLSDGEGDSDGEVDWDGAEGKAGEGNDLGDGSQTGAGETGGDGQVEDGSAGDDPGDVGSEQSGDPGGSGEVRDGDQQTEGGASDESGTDEMWELALAQAAQNAREIGDLPGNLERLIGEVLNPKLDWQELLSRYISDRARDDYSWSPPNKRFLTMDVILPSLSHQKLPELVLAIDTSGSVTEPEMNQFAAEVSGILEAFDTTIHVVYCDSEVKGADTFGRCDLPLELSPEGGGGTDFRPVFSWVEQEGVDPACLVYLSDLECLNYPEQEPEYPVLWAQVGQGGKVPPFGDIMEIR; this is encoded by the coding sequence ATGGACGCGGCCCGAAAGAAACTGATCAAGGCACGGACCCGCCTGCTTTTGGAGCATCCGTTCTTCGGCTCTCTTTCCTTGAGGATGGAGCCGAAGGAGGATCCCCATTGTGCCACTGCTTGGACCGATGGCCGGACGCTCGCCTACAACCCCACCTATGTCGCCGGATTGCGGGACGAACAGGTGCAGGGATTGATGGCTCATACGGTCATGCACCCGGCCTGTCAGCATCACATCCGCCGCAAGGGGCGTGACCACAAGCTGTGGAACATGGCCTGCGACCACGCCATCAACTGGATTCTGCTGGATGCGGGTATCGAGCTGCCGCCCAAGTATCTCGACGATCCCGCCTTTCACGGCCTGACCGCTGACGAGATTTATGCCGAACTTCACTCCCGTCACGGAGAGGAAATGAAACCTTCGCTTTCTGATGGCGAAGGTGACTCCGACGGCGAAGTCGACTGGGACGGAGCTGAAGGAAAGGCGGGCGAAGGGAATGACCTTGGCGACGGTTCGCAAACCGGAGCAGGGGAGACTGGCGGCGATGGTCAGGTCGAGGACGGCAGCGCAGGGGATGATCCCGGCGATGTCGGCAGCGAACAGAGCGGCGACCCCGGCGGCAGCGGTGAGGTGCGTGACGGTGATCAACAGACCGAAGGCGGGGCCTCGGATGAATCCGGTACTGACGAGATGTGGGAGCTGGCGCTGGCGCAGGCCGCGCAGAATGCCCGAGAGATCGGTGACCTGCCCGGTAATCTGGAGCGGCTCATTGGCGAGGTGCTTAACCCGAAGCTGGACTGGCAGGAGTTGCTTTCGCGCTACATCAGTGACCGTGCTCGTGACGACTATAGTTGGTCCCCGCCCAACAAGCGATTTTTAACCATGGACGTGATCCTCCCGTCCTTGTCACACCAGAAACTGCCGGAGTTAGTGTTGGCCATCGACACCTCCGGCAGTGTGACAGAGCCTGAGATGAACCAGTTTGCAGCCGAGGTCTCCGGTATTTTGGAAGCCTTCGATACCACCATCCATGTGGTGTACTGCGACAGCGAAGTCAAAGGTGCGGATACGTTCGGGCGGTGCGATCTGCCGCTGGAACTGTCTCCAGAGGGCGGGGGCGGCACCGATTTTCGCCCTGTGTTCTCATGGGTGGAGCAGGAAGGCGTGGACCCGGCTTGTCTGGTCTATCTTTCCGATCTGGAATGCCTGAATTATCCCGAGCAGGAACCGGAATACCCGGTGCTCTGGGCGCAGGTTGGGCAGGGCGGCAAAGTGCCGCCATTCGGTGACATCATGGAAATCCGATAA